In Vicinamibacterales bacterium, a genomic segment contains:
- a CDS encoding carboxypeptidase-like regulatory domain-containing protein, which yields MARGRVSRLGAAVLVAACGWACGGGAADRAAREVAIDADDIGGVVTGPSGPEAGVWVIAETRDLPVRYIKSVVSDDQGRFVVPDLPPATYQVWARGYGLVDSDKATASPGQHLAITAKVAPSPAAAAHYYPAIYWYSMLSIPADDQFGGRGPIPARLSRAQWVSAMKNTGCIGCHQLGQLSTRTIPPSLGTFATGADAWRRRVRSGQAGQLMSGQLNNLGDVAYERYGDWTDRVAKGELPFATPPRPEGVERNIVVTLRDWMNEKQYLHDLIASDRRNPTVNANGPLFGSPEYSSDDLPILDPVKNTATTFHAPVRDPEMPLNLGPGHAAALDVLDPSPYWGDERLWETRVNNHNSMFGGDGRLWLAASVRGNDNPAWCRAGSDHPSAKAFPLDRAIRHLAVLDPRTMQYSFAETCFSTHHLQFGYDDHDTIWTSGGGQVVGWFDTKTFAETGDAAKAQGWTALVLDTNGNGRRDAYVEPNQPPDRTKDTRIVAPFYAVMPSPVDGSVWGAVMGVPGAVVRVAPGANPPSTALAEIYRVPMPGFGVRGGDIDSQGVVWVSLGSGHIGSFDRRKCTAPLNGPAATGDHCPEGWSFHQYPGPGFRGLGENSAESSYYSWVDQHDTFGLGKDVPMSTGNLNDGLIAYAGGRMVVLRVPYPLGFYAKGFDGRIDDPNAGWKGRGLWAANGDRTPWLIEGGKGTKPLAAHFQLRPDPLAK from the coding sequence ATGGCTCGTGGTCGAGTGTCCCGGCTGGGAGCAGCGGTGCTGGTGGCGGCGTGCGGGTGGGCCTGCGGCGGCGGTGCCGCCGACCGGGCGGCGCGCGAGGTCGCGATCGACGCCGATGACATCGGCGGCGTGGTGACGGGACCGTCGGGTCCCGAGGCCGGCGTGTGGGTGATCGCCGAGACCCGCGACCTGCCCGTCCGTTACATCAAGAGCGTGGTCAGCGACGACCAGGGCCGGTTCGTCGTGCCCGACCTGCCGCCCGCCACGTACCAGGTGTGGGCGCGCGGCTACGGCCTGGTGGACAGCGACAAGGCGACCGCCTCACCCGGCCAGCATCTGGCCATCACCGCGAAGGTCGCGCCGAGCCCGGCGGCGGCCGCCCACTACTACCCGGCCATCTACTGGTACTCGATGCTCTCGATTCCGGCGGACGATCAGTTCGGTGGCCGCGGGCCGATTCCGGCGCGGCTCTCACGGGCGCAGTGGGTGAGCGCGATGAAGAACACGGGGTGCATCGGTTGCCACCAGCTGGGACAGCTCTCGACGCGGACGATCCCGCCGTCGCTCGGCACATTCGCCACCGGGGCCGACGCCTGGCGGCGACGCGTCCGGTCGGGTCAGGCCGGGCAGCTCATGTCCGGCCAGCTGAACAACCTGGGCGACGTGGCCTACGAGCGCTACGGCGACTGGACCGACCGAGTCGCCAAGGGCGAGCTCCCGTTCGCCACCCCGCCGCGGCCGGAGGGCGTCGAGCGCAACATCGTCGTCACGCTGCGCGACTGGATGAACGAGAAGCAGTACCTGCACGACCTCATCGCCAGCGACCGCCGCAACCCGACAGTGAACGCCAACGGGCCGCTGTTCGGGTCGCCAGAGTACAGCTCGGACGACCTGCCCATCCTCGATCCGGTGAAGAACACGGCGACGACGTTCCACGCGCCCGTGCGCGACCCGGAGATGCCGCTGAACCTCGGGCCCGGGCACGCGGCGGCGCTCGACGTGCTGGATCCCTCGCCGTACTGGGGTGACGAGCGGCTGTGGGAGACGCGCGTCAACAACCACAACTCGATGTTCGGGGGCGACGGCCGGCTGTGGCTGGCGGCGTCGGTGCGCGGGAACGACAACCCCGCGTGGTGCCGCGCCGGCTCGGATCACCCCTCGGCGAAGGCGTTCCCGCTGGACCGCGCCATCCGGCACCTGGCCGTGCTCGATCCCCGGACCATGCAGTACTCGTTCGCCGAGACGTGCTTCTCCACGCACCACCTGCAGTTCGGCTACGACGACCACGACACGATCTGGACGAGCGGCGGCGGACAGGTGGTGGGGTGGTTCGACACGAAGACGTTCGCCGAGACGGGCGACGCGGCGAAGGCGCAGGGGTGGACCGCGCTCGTCCTCGACACCAACGGCAACGGCCGGCGCGACGCCTACGTCGAGCCGAACCAGCCGCCGGATCGGACGAAGGACACGCGCATCGTGGCGCCGTTCTACGCGGTGATGCCGAGTCCCGTGGACGGCTCCGTCTGGGGCGCGGTGATGGGCGTGCCGGGCGCCGTCGTCCGGGTGGCGCCCGGCGCCAACCCGCCGTCCACGGCGCTGGCCGAGATCTACCGCGTGCCCATGCCCGGCTTCGGCGTGCGCGGCGGCGACATCGACAGCCAGGGCGTCGTGTGGGTCTCGCTCGGCAGCGGGCACATCGGCAGTTTCGATCGGCGCAAGTGCACGGCGCCCCTGAACGGACCGGCGGCCACCGGCGACCACTGCCCGGAGGGCTGGTCCTTCCACCAGTACCCCGGCCCCGGCTTCCGCGGCCTCGGCGAGAACAGCGCCGAGTCGAGCTACTACTCGTGGGTGGACCAGCACGACACGTTCGGCCTGGGGAAGGACGTGCCGATGTCCACGGGCAACCTGAACGACGGGCTCATCGCGTACGCCGGCGGCCGCATGGTGGTCCTGCGGGTGCCGTACCCGCTCGGGTTCTACGCGAAGGGCTTCGACGGCCGCATCGACGATCCCAACGCCGGCTGGAAGGGCCGGGGGCTCTGGGCGGCCAACGGCGACAGGACGCCGTGGCTCATCGAGGGCGGGAAGGGCACGAAGCCGCTTGCCGCCCACTTCCAGC